One window of the Geoalkalibacter sp. genome contains the following:
- a CDS encoding PTS sugar transporter subunit IIA, producing MKISELLNPGAIVAELKATEKNALLEELTAALAGVEKGLDRALVVDVLKERERLGSTGIGEGVAIPHGKLKNIDHLMLSFGRSRAGIDFDAMDGRPSHLFFLLVAPEDSVGVHLKTLARISKLLKNAQVRDRLLLAADGSELFRIITEEEDHL from the coding sequence ATGAAAATCTCCGAACTGCTCAATCCCGGTGCCATCGTCGCCGAGCTCAAAGCCACCGAAAAAAACGCCCTGCTCGAGGAGTTGACGGCCGCACTGGCCGGTGTGGAAAAGGGTCTGGACCGCGCTTTGGTGGTGGATGTGCTCAAGGAGCGCGAACGGCTCGGCAGCACCGGTATCGGCGAGGGCGTGGCCATTCCCCACGGCAAGCTCAAAAATATCGACCATCTCATGTTGTCTTTCGGTCGGAGCCGTGCGGGTATCGATTTTGATGCCATGGATGGGCGCCCGTCTCATCTCTTTTTTCTGCTGGTCGCCCCGGAAGATTCGGTGGGGGTGCATCTCAAGACCCTGGCGCGCATCTCCAAGCTCCTGAAAAATGCTCAGGTGCGCGATCGCCTTCTCCTGGCCGCGGACGGTTCTGAGTTGTTTCGGATCATCACGGAAGAGGAAGACCACCTCTGA
- the hpf gene encoding ribosome hibernation-promoting factor, HPF/YfiA family, which translates to MQIAVTFRHMEASDPLRAYAEEKLERVKKYIDEPIDAQVVLSVEKKIRHRAEVALVAKGITIKGSEETNDMYAAVDAVVDKIERQLKRYKEKIKNHKPAPGRERQVQKTVFAAESIDEGRGEPAIIRSHSFPVKPMSVEEAVMQMDLLNKDFLVFTDDESEAINVVYRRKDGNYGLIIPQTS; encoded by the coding sequence ATGCAAATTGCCGTGACCTTCAGGCATATGGAAGCCAGCGACCCTCTTCGTGCCTATGCCGAGGAGAAACTGGAGCGGGTGAAGAAGTATATCGACGAGCCCATCGATGCCCAGGTGGTGCTGAGCGTGGAGAAAAAAATCCGCCATCGCGCCGAGGTGGCGCTGGTGGCAAAGGGCATCACCATCAAGGGTTCGGAAGAAACCAACGACATGTATGCTGCCGTCGATGCCGTGGTCGACAAGATCGAGCGTCAGCTCAAGCGCTACAAGGAAAAGATCAAGAACCACAAACCCGCCCCCGGCCGCGAGCGTCAGGTGCAAAAGACCGTGTTTGCCGCTGAAAGCATCGATGAGGGGCGCGGTGAGCCCGCCATCATTCGCAGCCACAGCTTTCCCGTCAAACCCATGTCCGTGGAAGAGGCCGTGATGCAGATGGATCTGCTGAACAAGGATTTTCTGGTCTTCACCGATGATGAATCCGAAGCGATCAACGTGGTGTACCGGCGCAAGGACGGCAACTACGGCCTGATCATCCCGCAGACATCCTGA
- the rpoN gene encoding RNA polymerase factor sigma-54 — translation MALEIRQQLKLSQQLVMTPQLQQAIKLLQLSRMELIDLVQQELEENPILDEGPEIVEEREVAEEPVTVTSEGGESESFEELPEVKGDKEGLNDIDWQTYLEGYNLGGSVADAYEEDDDRPSYENLLTKKSTLSDHLMWQLNLSRLDDQTRQVAAEIIGNLDEDGFFKATLEEVAAATATTTAQVEKALKVVQEFDPPGVAARDLRECLLAQVRMLGMEGTLVETLLRDHILDLENRRYPVIAKALGVSLDEVLEATRVISNLDPRPGRQYNQEDVQYITADIFVYKIGDEFVVVLNDEGLPNLRINAFYRQAMTNESLVDAKAGEYIQEKLRSAVWLIKSIHQRQRTIYKVTKSIVKFQREFFEKGIDFLKPLVLRDVAEDIEMHESTISRVTTNKYVQTPQGLYELKFFFNSGINTTGGDAIASESVKSRIRDLIAGENPKKPYSDRKIVEILEKDNINIARRTVTKYREMLGIGSSTERKRLF, via the coding sequence ATGGCTCTGGAAATTCGCCAACAACTGAAACTGAGCCAGCAACTGGTGATGACGCCGCAGTTGCAGCAGGCCATCAAGCTCCTGCAGCTCTCGCGCATGGAATTGATCGACCTGGTGCAGCAGGAACTCGAGGAAAATCCCATCCTCGACGAAGGCCCGGAAATCGTCGAGGAACGCGAGGTCGCCGAGGAGCCCGTCACCGTGACCTCGGAGGGCGGCGAGAGCGAGAGTTTCGAGGAGTTGCCCGAGGTCAAGGGCGACAAGGAAGGGCTCAACGACATCGACTGGCAGACCTACCTGGAGGGCTACAACCTCGGCGGCTCCGTGGCCGATGCCTATGAAGAGGACGATGATCGTCCTTCCTATGAAAATCTGCTGACCAAAAAAAGCACTCTCAGCGACCATCTCATGTGGCAGCTCAACCTGTCGCGTCTCGACGATCAGACCCGTCAGGTCGCGGCGGAGATCATCGGCAATCTGGACGAGGATGGATTTTTCAAGGCGACCCTTGAGGAAGTCGCCGCCGCGACCGCAACGACCACCGCGCAGGTCGAAAAAGCCTTGAAGGTTGTTCAGGAATTTGATCCTCCGGGGGTTGCCGCTCGCGACCTGCGCGAATGCCTGCTGGCGCAGGTACGAATGCTGGGCATGGAAGGAACGCTCGTTGAAACTTTGCTGCGCGATCACATCCTGGATCTGGAAAATCGCCGCTATCCGGTGATCGCCAAAGCACTGGGCGTGAGTCTTGATGAAGTGCTCGAAGCCACGCGCGTCATCTCCAATCTCGATCCACGGCCGGGGCGTCAGTACAATCAGGAAGATGTGCAGTACATCACGGCTGATATTTTTGTCTACAAGATCGGCGACGAATTCGTCGTGGTGCTTAACGACGAAGGCCTGCCCAACCTGCGCATCAATGCCTTTTACCGCCAGGCCATGACCAATGAGTCGCTGGTCGATGCCAAGGCGGGCGAGTACATCCAGGAAAAACTGCGCAGCGCGGTGTGGCTGATTAAAAGCATCCATCAGCGCCAGCGCACCATCTACAAGGTCACCAAGAGCATTGTTAAGTTCCAGCGCGAGTTCTTCGAGAAGGGGATCGATTTTCTCAAGCCCCTGGTGCTGCGCGATGTCGCCGAGGACATCGAGATGCACGAGTCGACCATCAGTCGCGTGACCACCAACAAGTACGTGCAAACCCCGCAGGGGCTCTATGAGCTGAAATTTTTCTTCAACAGCGGCATCAACACCACCGGCGGCGACGCCATCGCCTCGGAAAGCGTCAAGAGCCGCATCCGTGACCTCATCGCCGGCGAAAATCCCAAAAAACCCTATTCCGACCGCAAGATCGTGGAGATTCTGGAGAAGGACAACATCAACATCGCTCGGCGGACCGTGACCAAATACCGCGAGATGCTCGGCATCGGGTCGTCCACCGAGCGCAAGCGTCTGTTTTGA
- the lptB gene encoding LPS export ABC transporter ATP-binding protein, translated as MTHVLRAQGLCKAYKGRQVVREVDLDISSGQVIGLLGPNGAGKTTSFYMVVGLTRPDQGRIFFDERDITDWPMYLRARSGISYLPQEPSVFRKMTVEDNLLAILETLGLSPAERRGRCDRLLEEFGLTHIARSQGYALSGGERRRVEIARALVLDPAFILLDEPFAGIDPIAVLDIQKTIAQLVARGIGILISDHNVRETLGVCDQAYILSEGRLLEKGTPAEIAASPRAREVYLGEKFSL; from the coding sequence GTGACCCATGTGCTCAGGGCGCAAGGCCTGTGCAAAGCCTACAAGGGGCGCCAGGTGGTGCGCGAGGTCGATCTGGACATCAGCTCGGGCCAGGTCATCGGTCTGCTCGGGCCCAACGGCGCCGGCAAGACCACATCCTTTTACATGGTGGTGGGCCTGACCCGGCCGGATCAGGGCCGGATTTTCTTCGACGAGCGCGACATCACCGATTGGCCCATGTATCTGCGCGCGCGTTCCGGGATCTCCTATCTGCCTCAGGAACCGTCGGTTTTTCGCAAGATGACGGTCGAGGACAACCTGCTTGCGATTCTCGAAACCCTGGGCTTGAGTCCGGCCGAGCGACGCGGTCGCTGCGACCGGCTGCTTGAGGAATTCGGGCTCACGCATATCGCCCGCAGTCAGGGCTATGCCCTGTCGGGCGGGGAACGGCGCCGGGTGGAAATCGCCCGGGCCCTGGTGCTCGATCCGGCCTTTATTCTCCTCGATGAGCCTTTTGCCGGAATCGATCCCATCGCGGTGCTCGACATTCAGAAAACCATCGCGCAACTGGTGGCACGGGGCATCGGGATCCTGATCTCCGACCATAATGTGCGCGAAACGCTGGGTGTTTGCGATCAGGCCTACATTCTGAGCGAAGGCCGGCTTCTCGAGAAGGGCACGCCGGCGGAAATCGCCGCCAGCCCCCGCGCGCGGGAAGTCTACCTGGGAGAAAAGTTCTCGCTCTGA
- the lptA gene encoding lipopolysaccharide transport periplasmic protein LptA: protein MNRFLLIFSGLFLSLLTMLGSVSAAPAEKGPIEVTSERMEGFSAPRRVLFSGNVVATQADVVIYADQMTVFFSDNEQEVTRILAQGRVRIVQGDRIATGEQGVFHRDQEMVVLTGNPRVHQGKDSIEGDEITVYLRDERSLVKSREGAPARAIFHPRESSP, encoded by the coding sequence ATGAATCGATTCTTGCTGATTTTTTCCGGGCTGTTTCTGTCCTTGTTGACGATGCTTGGTTCGGTTTCGGCCGCCCCGGCGGAGAAGGGTCCCATCGAGGTCACCTCGGAGCGCATGGAAGGTTTCAGTGCGCCGCGCCGCGTTCTGTTCAGCGGCAACGTGGTGGCCACCCAGGCGGATGTCGTGATCTATGCCGACCAGATGACGGTCTTTTTCAGCGACAACGAGCAGGAGGTCACGCGTATTCTCGCCCAGGGACGAGTGCGCATCGTGCAGGGAGATCGGATCGCCACGGGCGAGCAGGGCGTGTTTCACCGTGATCAGGAGATGGTCGTGCTGACCGGTAATCCACGGGTTCATCAGGGTAAGGATTCCATCGAGGGTGACGAAATCACCGTTTATCTCCGAGATGAGCGAAGCCTGGTAAAAAGTCGCGAAGGCGCTCCGGCACGGGCCATTTTCCACCCGCGGGAGAGCAGTCCGTGA
- the lptC gene encoding LPS export ABC transporter periplasmic protein LptC has translation MMKGFQTRRVLLLAIVLLLLVLGAVVLRNLPRGPALESAVEILREADLALQAFEYTETRDGRRQWMVEGDSAGFRRQSNEALIENPRVFFYDESGEGVEMTLRAQHGRIDIEARQLRVWGDVVVEATEQYTLFTQSLDYEDARKLALTDEAVRILSDAFEIRGQGLRLDVTTRRVEIPADVQAILSSGAAQIKP, from the coding sequence ATGATGAAGGGTTTCCAGACACGTCGCGTTCTCTTGCTGGCCATCGTCCTGCTGCTGCTGGTCCTGGGCGCGGTGGTTCTGCGTAACCTGCCGCGCGGTCCGGCGCTGGAAAGCGCGGTGGAAATCCTTCGGGAGGCCGATCTTGCGCTGCAAGCCTTTGAGTACACGGAAACGCGCGACGGGCGCCGGCAATGGATGGTCGAAGGCGACTCCGCGGGTTTTCGCCGGCAAAGCAACGAGGCCCTCATCGAAAATCCCCGGGTCTTTTTTTACGATGAGAGCGGCGAGGGAGTCGAGATGACCCTGAGAGCGCAGCACGGGCGCATCGATATCGAGGCTCGACAACTGCGCGTCTGGGGCGATGTCGTGGTTGAGGCGACAGAGCAATATACACTGTTCACGCAAAGCCTGGACTACGAGGACGCGCGCAAGCTTGCCCTGACCGACGAAGCCGTGAGGATTCTCTCCGACGCGTTCGAGATTCGCGGTCAAGGCCTGCGTCTGGATGTAACCACCCGCCGGGTCGAGATCCCGGCCGATGTTCAGGCAATCTTGAGCTCGGGAGCCGCGCAGATTAAGCCATGA
- a CDS encoding KdsC family phosphatase, whose translation MQERCGKIKLLLLDVDGVLTDGRIIYDNQGVETKAFDVKDGHGLKLVQRAGIQVGIITGRSSQVVAHRAAELDIAIVHQGAKDKLIPYAAVLAELGLNDEQVAYVGDDVVDLPILRRVGLAVTVADAVEEIKPYVHYVTRRLGGRGAVREVCDLILQQSGRWDEVTRRYFQEAGG comes from the coding sequence ATGCAGGAGCGCTGCGGCAAGATCAAACTGCTGCTTCTCGATGTGGACGGCGTTCTCACCGACGGCCGGATCATCTACGACAATCAGGGCGTGGAAACCAAGGCCTTCGACGTCAAGGACGGCCATGGCCTCAAGCTGGTGCAGCGCGCCGGCATTCAGGTGGGCATCATTACCGGACGCAGTTCCCAGGTGGTGGCTCATCGCGCCGCGGAACTCGACATCGCCATCGTCCATCAGGGCGCCAAGGACAAGCTCATCCCCTACGCCGCCGTACTTGCCGAACTGGGCCTGAACGACGAGCAGGTGGCCTACGTCGGAGACGATGTGGTCGATTTGCCCATCCTGCGTCGGGTCGGCCTGGCCGTGACGGTGGCGGACGCCGTCGAGGAGATCAAGCCTTATGTCCATTATGTGACCCGGCGGCTCGGCGGACGCGGAGCGGTGCGGGAAGTCTGTGATCTCATCCTCCAACAGTCCGGACGCTGGGACGAGGTGACAAGGCGCTATTTCCAAGAGGCGGGCGGCTGA
- a CDS encoding KpsF/GutQ family sugar-phosphate isomerase: MTSILNTARQVLAVEADAVSALIERLDERFERAVEMILACQGRVVITGMGKSGLICQKIASTMASTGTPALFLHPAEGIHGDLGMLMKGDVVIAISNSGETEEISRILPVIKRMGLPLIAMTGNVRSTLGRAGDVTLDISVKEEACPLGLAPTASTTATLAMGDALAVALLERRGFREEDFALFHPGGALGKKLLLRVEDMMHSGSAIPLVRDDTLLKEALFEITSKKLGVTGVTDAEGNLVGVFTDGDLRRRIEGGFDILNAPIGTIMSANPKRILRSNLAAKALQRMEEHSITSLFVFETEESRIPVGIIHIHDLLKAGVA; this comes from the coding sequence ATGACTTCGATTCTCAATACGGCACGCCAGGTGCTTGCCGTCGAGGCCGACGCCGTCAGTGCGCTGATCGAGCGTCTCGATGAGCGCTTCGAGCGGGCCGTGGAGATGATTTTGGCATGCCAGGGACGGGTGGTGATCACCGGCATGGGCAAATCGGGCCTGATCTGTCAGAAGATCGCCTCGACCATGGCCTCCACCGGGACTCCGGCTCTGTTTCTGCATCCCGCCGAAGGGATTCATGGTGATCTCGGCATGCTCATGAAAGGCGATGTGGTCATCGCCATTTCCAACTCGGGGGAAACCGAGGAAATTTCCCGTATTTTGCCGGTCATCAAACGCATGGGCCTGCCGCTGATCGCCATGACCGGCAATGTCCGCAGCACCCTGGGGCGTGCGGGCGACGTGACCCTGGATATTTCCGTCAAGGAAGAGGCCTGCCCCCTGGGGCTGGCGCCCACGGCAAGCACCACCGCCACCTTGGCCATGGGCGATGCCCTGGCGGTGGCGTTGCTGGAGCGGCGCGGTTTTCGCGAGGAGGATTTCGCTCTCTTTCACCCCGGCGGCGCCCTGGGCAAAAAGCTGCTGCTGCGGGTCGAGGACATGATGCACAGCGGCTCGGCCATTCCCCTGGTGCGTGACGACACCCTGCTCAAGGAGGCGCTGTTTGAAATCACCAGCAAGAAGCTCGGCGTGACGGGAGTGACCGATGCTGAGGGCAATCTGGTCGGCGTGTTTACCGACGGCGATTTGCGCCGTCGCATCGAGGGCGGCTTCGATATTCTCAATGCTCCCATCGGCACCATCATGAGCGCCAACCCCAAGCGCATTCTGCGCTCCAACCTGGCGGCCAAGGCCTTGCAGCGCATGGAGGAGCATTCCATCACCTCGTTGTTTGTTTTCGAGACGGAGGAAAGCCGGATTCCCGTCGGGATCATTCACATTCACGATCTGCTCAAGGCGGGGGTGGCCTGA
- the kdsA gene encoding 3-deoxy-8-phosphooctulonate synthase produces MKVREISVGNVTFGGNRPLVLIAGPCVIEEQGLTLRIAESLKKLTTELGIGLVFKASYDKANRTSIGSFRGPGMVEGLEILARVKREFEVPVLSDVHDLSQIPAAAEVLDILQIPAFLSRQTDLLLAAARTGKVVNVKKGQFLAPWDMANAVKKIEQAGNSQVLLTERGASFGYNNLVVDMRSLVIMRETGCPVVFDATHAVQLPGGAGTSSGGQRQYVGALSRAAVAVGIDALFWEVHENPDFALCDGPNSLRLDQLRAMLREILTIDRLIKERG; encoded by the coding sequence ATGAAGGTGCGAGAGATCTCCGTCGGCAATGTGACCTTTGGCGGCAATCGGCCCCTGGTGCTGATCGCCGGGCCCTGCGTCATCGAAGAGCAGGGGCTGACCCTGCGCATCGCCGAGTCTTTGAAGAAGCTCACCACCGAGTTGGGCATCGGCCTGGTGTTCAAGGCCTCCTACGACAAGGCCAACCGCACCTCCATCGGTTCCTTTCGCGGTCCGGGGATGGTGGAAGGATTGGAAATCCTCGCCAGGGTCAAACGCGAGTTCGAGGTGCCGGTGCTCTCCGACGTCCATGATCTCAGCCAGATTCCCGCCGCCGCCGAGGTGCTCGATATCCTGCAGATCCCGGCCTTTCTCTCGCGTCAGACCGATCTGTTGCTTGCCGCGGCGCGCACCGGCAAGGTCGTCAACGTCAAGAAGGGTCAATTCCTCGCCCCCTGGGATATGGCCAACGCGGTGAAGAAGATCGAGCAGGCCGGCAATTCCCAGGTGTTGCTCACCGAGCGCGGCGCATCCTTCGGCTACAACAATCTGGTGGTCGACATGCGCTCCCTGGTGATCATGCGCGAAACTGGCTGCCCGGTGGTGTTCGACGCCACCCATGCGGTTCAGTTGCCGGGCGGCGCCGGCACCAGCTCCGGCGGCCAGCGCCAGTATGTCGGCGCTCTGTCCCGCGCGGCGGTGGCCGTGGGAATCGATGCGCTGTTCTGGGAGGTTCACGAAAATCCCGATTTCGCGCTGTGCGACGGTCCCAACAGCCTGCGCCTCGATCAGTTGCGGGCCATGCTGCGAGAGATTTTGACCATCGACCGTCTGATCAAGGAGCGTGGCTGA
- a CDS encoding CTP synthase, with amino-acid sequence MKTKFLFITGGVVSSLGKGLAAASIGSLMEARGLQVSMQKMDPYINVDPGTMSPFQHGEVFVTDDGAETDLDLGHYERFTTANLTRKSNFTTGQVYDSVIRKERRGDYLGGTVQVIPHITNEIKQKILENAKGADVAIVEVGGTVGDIESLPFLEAIRQFRADRGAENVLYIHLTLVPYIATAGELKTKPTQHSVKELREIGIQPDILLCRCDREIPRDMKAKIALFCNVREEAVITARDVETIYEVPIAYHEQGLDERIIECLNIWTKAPDLSAWRRIVKRIKEPAQETTIAIVGKYVELKESYKSLSEALIHGGIGNDCRVVLKYVDSEALERHGVGEIFDGVDGILVPGGFGERGSEGKIAAIRHAREHKIPFFGICLGMQMAVVEFARNVCGLEDAYSTEFREEAKNPIIHIMELQKKITRKGGTMRLGAYDCVLGEGTLAQRIYGKKEISERHRHRFEFNNAYRQTLEKCGLVLSGNNPDADLVEIIELAGHPWFLACQFHPEFRSRPMDPHPLFESFVGACLKQREVV; translated from the coding sequence ATGAAGACCAAGTTCCTGTTCATCACCGGCGGCGTTGTGTCGAGTCTCGGCAAGGGGCTGGCGGCCGCTTCCATCGGTTCGCTCATGGAGGCGCGCGGTCTGCAGGTTTCCATGCAGAAGATGGATCCCTACATCAACGTCGATCCCGGCACCATGAGCCCCTTTCAGCACGGCGAGGTGTTCGTCACCGACGACGGAGCGGAAACCGATCTGGACCTTGGACATTACGAGCGCTTCACCACGGCCAATCTCACCCGCAAATCGAATTTCACCACCGGCCAGGTCTACGATTCGGTGATCCGCAAGGAGCGCCGCGGCGACTATCTGGGCGGCACGGTGCAGGTCATTCCCCACATCACCAACGAGATCAAGCAGAAGATTCTCGAGAACGCCAAGGGCGCCGATGTCGCCATCGTCGAGGTCGGCGGTACCGTGGGCGATATCGAGTCGCTGCCGTTTCTCGAGGCGATTCGCCAGTTCCGCGCCGACCGCGGCGCGGAGAACGTCCTCTATATCCATCTGACCCTGGTACCATATATCGCCACGGCCGGTGAACTCAAGACCAAGCCGACCCAGCACAGCGTCAAGGAACTGCGCGAAATCGGCATCCAGCCCGATATCCTGCTGTGCCGCTGCGATCGGGAAATTCCGCGCGACATGAAGGCCAAGATCGCTTTGTTCTGCAACGTGCGTGAAGAGGCCGTCATCACCGCGCGCGACGTGGAAACCATCTACGAGGTGCCCATCGCCTATCATGAGCAGGGCCTCGACGAGCGCATCATCGAGTGCCTCAACATTTGGACCAAGGCGCCCGATCTCTCGGCCTGGCGCCGCATCGTCAAGCGCATCAAGGAGCCCGCGCAGGAAACCACCATCGCCATCGTCGGCAAGTACGTGGAGCTTAAGGAGAGCTACAAGTCCCTGTCCGAAGCGCTGATTCACGGCGGCATCGGCAACGACTGCCGAGTGGTGCTCAAATACGTCGATTCGGAAGCCCTGGAGCGCCACGGCGTGGGCGAAATCTTCGACGGCGTGGACGGTATTCTGGTTCCGGGCGGTTTCGGCGAGCGCGGCAGCGAGGGTAAGATCGCGGCCATTCGCCATGCCCGCGAACACAAGATTCCCTTCTTCGGCATCTGCCTTGGCATGCAGATGGCGGTGGTGGAGTTCGCCCGCAACGTCTGCGGGCTCGAGGACGCCTATTCCACCGAGTTTCGCGAGGAGGCGAAAAATCCCATCATCCACATCATGGAACTGCAGAAAAAAATCACCCGCAAGGGCGGCACCATGCGCCTTGGCGCCTATGACTGCGTGCTGGGCGAGGGCACCCTGGCACAGCGCATCTACGGCAAGAAGGAGATCAGCGAGCGCCACCGTCACCGCTTCGAATTCAACAACGCCTATCGCCAGACGCTCGAAAAATGTGGGCTGGTGCTCTCCGGCAACAATCCCGACGCCGATCTGGTGGAAATCATCGAACTGGCAGGGCATCCCTGGTTTCTCGCTTGCCAGTTCCATCCCGAATTCCGCTCGCGTCCCATGGACCCTCATCCGCTGTTCGAGTCCTTTGTCGGCGCCTGTCTGAAGCAGCGTGAGGTGGTCTGA
- the kdsB gene encoding 3-deoxy-manno-octulosonate cytidylyltransferase has product MTVVALIPARYASTRFPGKPLVDILGKPMIQRVYERVTQARGIDRVIVATDDQRIFEVVRAFGGEVEMTREDHPTGTDRLAEVAARIDADLLVNVQGDEPLIDPRMIEAAVEPLRQDPGILMGTLMTPIASVDEFLNPNVVKVVTDRDGFALYFSRAPIPHPRDFTSDLELHLSALAPRKHVGLYVYRRDFLLRYPRLPATPLENLEKLEQLRALEHGFRIRVVETALSSLGVDTPADLARVCLALQNA; this is encoded by the coding sequence ATGACCGTTGTCGCCCTGATTCCCGCTCGCTACGCTTCCACCCGTTTTCCCGGCAAACCCCTCGTCGACATTCTCGGCAAGCCCATGATCCAGCGGGTCTACGAGCGGGTGACGCAGGCCCGGGGCATTGATCGAGTGATCGTCGCCACCGATGACCAGCGCATCTTTGAGGTGGTGCGCGCCTTCGGCGGCGAGGTGGAGATGACGCGCGAGGATCATCCCACCGGCACCGATCGTCTGGCCGAGGTGGCCGCCCGCATCGATGCGGACCTGCTGGTCAACGTGCAGGGCGATGAGCCTCTCATCGATCCGCGTATGATCGAGGCGGCCGTCGAACCCTTGCGCCAAGATCCGGGCATTCTCATGGGCACCCTCATGACGCCCATCGCCTCTGTGGATGAATTTCTCAATCCCAATGTGGTCAAGGTGGTGACCGACCGCGATGGTTTCGCTCTCTATTTCTCTCGCGCGCCCATCCCCCATCCGCGGGATTTCACCTCCGACCTGGAGCTGCATCTGTCCGCCTTGGCCCCCCGCAAGCACGTCGGACTCTATGTGTATCGGCGGGACTTTCTTCTGCGCTATCCGCGCCTGCCTGCCACGCCTCTGGAAAATCTGGAAAAACTCGAGCAGTTGCGCGCCCTGGAGCACGGGTTTCGCATTCGCGTGGTGGAAACCGCCCTCAGCTCGCTGGGTGTCGATACGCCCGCCGATCTGGCACGGGTGTGCCTGGCCTTGCAAAATGCCTGA
- a CDS encoding zinc-ribbon domain-containing protein, whose amino-acid sequence MKRLTGMLILAVPVLAVVVAYNTWLFCWGRCTLENLTRLSLPGGLLLAGNGIALAVLLFLKSRPPRPPVLPRCRCGAPIEAEWRFCGHCGHDLKKS is encoded by the coding sequence ATGAAACGGCTGACGGGCATGCTGATTCTGGCCGTCCCGGTGCTGGCCGTGGTGGTCGCTTACAACACCTGGCTGTTCTGCTGGGGACGCTGCACCCTCGAAAACCTCACCCGCTTGAGCCTGCCGGGCGGGCTGCTGCTGGCGGGCAACGGCATCGCCCTCGCGGTGCTGTTGTTTCTTAAATCCCGCCCGCCGCGTCCGCCGGTATTGCCGCGCTGTCGTTGCGGAGCCCCCATCGAGGCGGAATGGCGCTTTTGCGGCCATTGCGGCCACGACCTGAAGAAATCCTGA
- a CDS encoding double zinc ribbon domain-containing protein produces MVLLFLLTLAGFSYLILGEMEKREQARLANGDARVSCACGQAVRRDWLLCPACAQLLRVSCTFCGRLKARLLRFCPHCGSADEQGGT; encoded by the coding sequence GTGGTTCTGTTGTTTCTGCTCACCCTGGCCGGTTTCTCCTATTTGATTCTGGGAGAAATGGAAAAACGCGAACAGGCGCGCCTGGCGAATGGCGATGCTCGGGTTTCCTGCGCCTGCGGCCAAGCGGTGCGCCGCGACTGGCTGCTGTGTCCGGCTTGCGCCCAATTGCTGCGGGTCAGCTGCACCTTCTGCGGGCGTCTCAAGGCGCGGCTGCTGCGTTTTTGTCCCCACTGCGGCAGCGCGGACGAGCAGGGGGGGACATGA
- a CDS encoding ABC transporter ATP-binding protein, producing the protein MSFIEISGLTKIYESDADRVEALRGVDLRVEEGTFLGVMGQSGSGKSTFLSILGGLAHPSVGKVIVDGIDLYALSGEKLADFRREYLGFVFQSFNLIPYLTALENVMLPLAVKKMAAAQKRAQALEVLERVGLAGRAAHLPSQLSGGEQERVAVARALVNKPPLLLADEPTGSLDTATSEEIMDLLTSLNHDGQTIVMVTHNEENRRYFHRMVQLRDGMVTADEMLRRVATSSAA; encoded by the coding sequence ATGTCATTCATCGAAATCAGCGGTTTGACCAAAATCTACGAAAGCGATGCCGATCGTGTCGAGGCTCTGCGCGGCGTGGATCTGCGCGTGGAGGAGGGCACCTTTCTCGGCGTCATGGGCCAGTCGGGCTCGGGGAAGAGCACTTTTCTCAGCATCCTTGGCGGCCTGGCTCATCCCAGCGTCGGCAAGGTGATTGTCGACGGCATCGACCTCTACGCCCTCTCCGGAGAGAAGCTGGCGGATTTCCGGCGTGAATATCTGGGGTTCGTCTTTCAGTCCTTCAATCTGATTCCCTATTTGACTGCGTTGGAGAATGTCATGCTGCCCCTGGCGGTGAAAAAGATGGCCGCCGCGCAAAAACGCGCCCAGGCCCTCGAGGTACTGGAGCGGGTAGGATTGGCGGGGCGCGCCGCGCATCTGCCCTCGCAGCTCTCGGGCGGCGAGCAGGAACGCGTCGCCGTGGCGCGCGCCCTGGTCAACAAGCCGCCGCTGCTGCTGGCCGACGAGCCGACGGGCAGCCTCGACACCGCCACCAGCGAGGAAATCATGGATCTGCTCACCAGCCTCAATCATGATGGGCAGACCATCGTCATGGTCACGCACAACGAGGAAAACCGCCGCTATTTCCATCGCATGGTGCAACTGCGTGACGGGATGGTGACGGCCGACGAGATGTTGCGGCGGGTTGCGACTTCGAGCGCGGCCTAG